A region of Moorena producens PAL-8-15-08-1 DNA encodes the following proteins:
- a CDS encoding potassium channel family protein, with protein sequence MKPRIIICGLGRTGYKIFRLLKQQGVAVVGISNRVMPGDENNIIIGDLRAVSTLLAAGLEYSQTLVLACNDDALNLAILTQARVINPRIRIVNRLFNSSLGTRLDQTLPDHVSMSVSSLAAPVFAFAAMGNRAIGQLKLHNQTWPIQEEIITESHPWMGTQLSDLWDERTRMLIYYLPMDSNLDLVSAVAQGKQLQPGDRLIIGTQPRFRPKRQSWLQKLLKVFTNLQQFQHHAQPMLVVTLFLLLIIFTATLTYVCVNLETSIVDALYFSVGMITGAGGQEEVAEKSPDTIKVFTAVMMLVGAGVIGICYALLNDFVLGTRLKQFWDAARVPYKNHYVVCGLGNVGVQILYQLHAQGHELVVIESNPNNRFLNIVRSLGIAVIHGDASLPATLTAAHIQRAEALLAVTSDDTANLEIALSAKSLASKLSVVVRNQDPHFSHTVQQVFEFEAVLSPTELATPSFAAAALGGQVLGNGMIGDTLWVALATKITIEHPFCGRRVKDAARSADFVPLYLETKYQTIHGWDLLEINLAAGDLLYLTMPAVGLEQLWRTTPPQMMVR encoded by the coding sequence ATGAAACCCCGCATTATTATCTGTGGCTTGGGTCGCACTGGATACAAAATATTCCGCTTACTGAAGCAGCAGGGAGTAGCTGTTGTTGGAATCAGCAACAGAGTAATGCCTGGTGACGAAAACAATATTATTATTGGAGACTTGCGGGCTGTTTCTACCCTACTTGCCGCTGGACTCGAATATTCCCAAACCCTAGTTCTCGCCTGTAATGACGATGCTCTCAATCTGGCAATCCTGACTCAGGCACGAGTGATTAATCCCCGGATTCGGATCGTTAACCGATTGTTTAATAGCAGCTTGGGTACTCGTTTAGATCAGACCCTACCGGATCATGTCAGCATGAGTGTTTCTTCTCTAGCAGCACCGGTATTTGCCTTCGCAGCAATGGGGAATCGAGCCATTGGGCAACTCAAGCTACACAATCAAACCTGGCCGATACAGGAAGAAATTATCACCGAAAGCCACCCTTGGATGGGAACACAGTTGAGTGACCTTTGGGATGAGCGTACGCGAATGTTGATCTACTACCTACCGATGGACTCGAACTTAGATCTAGTTTCCGCAGTAGCTCAGGGCAAACAGTTACAACCTGGCGATCGCTTAATTATTGGTACTCAGCCTCGGTTTCGTCCTAAACGCCAATCCTGGCTACAGAAACTGCTGAAAGTTTTCACAAACTTACAACAGTTTCAGCATCATGCTCAACCAATGTTAGTAGTGACCCTTTTCCTACTCCTGATAATTTTTACAGCCACATTGACTTATGTGTGTGTCAACCTAGAAACCTCTATTGTTGATGCTCTATATTTTTCTGTGGGTATGATTACGGGTGCTGGTGGTCAAGAAGAAGTAGCAGAAAAGTCACCGGACACTATTAAGGTATTTACTGCTGTGATGATGTTAGTAGGGGCTGGTGTGATTGGGATTTGCTATGCTCTGCTAAACGATTTTGTCTTAGGTACCCGACTCAAACAGTTTTGGGATGCTGCGAGAGTTCCCTACAAAAATCACTACGTTGTATGTGGACTGGGAAATGTAGGAGTCCAAATCCTCTACCAACTTCATGCCCAAGGCCATGAATTGGTGGTGATTGAAAGTAACCCCAACAATCGTTTCCTGAACATTGTTCGTTCTCTTGGTATTGCAGTCATTCACGGAGATGCCAGTTTACCTGCTACACTCACCGCAGCACACATCCAACGAGCAGAAGCCCTTTTAGCAGTTACTAGTGATGATACAGCCAATTTAGAAATTGCTCTTAGTGCCAAAAGTCTAGCTTCAAAATTGTCAGTGGTTGTCCGCAATCAAGACCCGCACTTTTCCCACACGGTACAGCAAGTGTTTGAATTTGAAGCAGTATTGTCTCCCACAGAATTAGCCACCCCTTCCTTTGCAGCTGCCGCATTAGGTGGACAAGTGTTAGGCAATGGTATGATTGGTGATACGCTTTGGGTTGCCTTAGCCACTAAAATTACCATCGAACATCCGTTCTGTGGACGCCGTGTTAAAGATGCTGCCAGGTCCGCTGACTTTGTACCACTGTATCTAGAAACTAAGTATCAAACGATTCATGGCTGGGATTTATTGGAAATTAACCTAGCCGCTGGTGATCTGTTGTATCTAACTATGCCAGCAGTTGGTTTAGAGCAATTGTGGCGCACAACACCGCCTCAAATGATGGTTAGGTAA
- a CDS encoding DUF2780 domain-containing protein, which yields MSQSNKRASMELIQLLTENLGVQENQAQGGAGLIFQLAKDKLGDESFAQVAQYIPGINDLLQAAPKSGGMMGALGGLAASMGGGLGQLGTLATLAGGFDQLKMDSDMISKFLPIVLSFVQSQGGDEIKNLLAKVLS from the coding sequence ATATCGCAATCCAACAAGAGAGCATCTATGGAACTTATTCAACTGTTAACTGAAAACCTGGGAGTGCAAGAAAATCAAGCCCAAGGCGGAGCTGGACTTATTTTCCAACTGGCAAAGGACAAGCTGGGAGATGAGAGTTTTGCCCAAGTAGCGCAATATATTCCAGGGATAAATGATTTGCTCCAAGCAGCACCAAAAAGTGGTGGCATGATGGGAGCCTTGGGAGGATTAGCGGCATCAATGGGTGGTGGGCTTGGACAATTAGGCACTCTAGCTACCCTGGCAGGAGGTTTTGATCAACTAAAAATGGATAGTGATATGATTTCCAAATTTCTACCGATTGTCCTCTCTTTCGTTCAAAGCCAAGGTGGGGACGAGATCAAAAACCTTTTGGCAAAAGTGTTGAGCTAG
- a CDS encoding transposase, which translates to MVRQWFGVSRYVFNKTVKILKNGEVKANWLAIKTGILNDLPEWCKTVPYQIKSIAIKDACTAVREAKKKYKKTAQINRVKFRSRKNPVQSCYIPKSAVSSKGIYHTKLDELTFAETLPDNICDCRLTSTNGDYYLVVPYKTTHTKTENQGRVVALDPGVRTFLTFFSETSVGKIGHGDFSRVQRLCQHLDNLISKVSKAKGKQKRRMRKAARRMVIKIQNLVNELHHKAARFLVDNFDVILLPTFETSQMSKKRNRKLKSKTVRNMLSFAHYRFKEFLKHKATENEKIVVDVCEAYTSKTVSWTGELINIGGSKIIKSKIDGQVMDRDINGARGIFLRALGDTPWLRNQLALAG; encoded by the coding sequence ATGGTTCGTCAGTGGTTTGGAGTGTCCCGTTATGTATTTAATAAAACCGTCAAAATACTCAAAAATGGCGAAGTTAAGGCTAACTGGTTGGCCATTAAGACTGGGATATTAAATGACTTACCCGAGTGGTGCAAGACAGTACCTTATCAAATCAAATCTATAGCGATTAAGGATGCTTGCACCGCTGTCAGAGAAGCCAAGAAAAAATATAAAAAAACGGCACAAATTAATCGGGTTAAGTTCAGATCCCGCAAGAACCCCGTTCAATCTTGCTATATCCCTAAATCAGCCGTTTCGAGCAAAGGAATTTACCACACAAAGTTAGATGAATTAACTTTTGCTGAGACACTTCCTGATAATATCTGTGATTGTCGATTAACTAGCACCAATGGGGACTATTACTTAGTGGTTCCCTATAAAACAACTCACACTAAAACCGAAAACCAAGGTAGAGTAGTGGCTTTAGATCCTGGCGTTAGGACTTTTTTGACATTTTTTAGCGAGACTTCTGTTGGCAAAATTGGCCATGGTGACTTTTCTCGGGTTCAACGTTTATGCCAGCATTTAGACAATCTGATCTCAAAAGTCAGTAAAGCTAAAGGCAAGCAAAAACGTCGAATGAGGAAAGCCGCTAGGAGGATGGTGATCAAAATCCAGAACTTGGTGAACGAGCTACATCACAAAGCTGCCAGGTTTTTAGTTGATAATTTTGATGTGATATTGCTTCCTACTTTTGAGACATCTCAGATGTCAAAAAAACGGAATCGAAAACTTAAATCCAAAACGGTTCGCAATATGCTTTCTTTTGCTCATTACCGGTTCAAAGAGTTTTTGAAACATAAAGCGACCGAAAACGAAAAAATAGTTGTCGATGTATGCGAAGCGTATACCAGTAAAACTGTTAGCTGGACTGGCGAGCTAATCAATATTGGCGGAAGCAAAATTATCAAGTCAAAGATTGATGGCCAAGTGATGGATAGAGACATTAATGGTGCTCGTGGGATATTCCTACGAGCTTTGGGAGATACCCCCTGGCTGAGAAATCAGCTTGCATTGGCGGGCTAG
- a CDS encoding IS607 family transposase translates to MALVPLRKAVELTGLSRNTLRKYADNGTIKCQKTPGGTRLFDTESLLSLGRRQSRQSATICYCRVSSSKQKDDLVRQVAYMHSLFPEAEIVKDIGSGLNYKRFGLRAILERLMRGDQLTIVVACRDRLTRFGFELIEYLVSLNGGKILVLDQPESCPESELTADLLSIIHVFSCRIHGLRKYGKKIKEDSSVPKP, encoded by the coding sequence ATGGCACTTGTACCACTCCGTAAGGCGGTCGAACTTACAGGACTCTCTAGGAACACTTTGAGGAAGTATGCAGACAATGGCACCATCAAATGCCAAAAAACACCAGGCGGCACCAGACTCTTTGACACAGAAAGCTTGCTCAGTCTTGGGCGACGACAATCAAGACAGTCAGCAACTATTTGTTACTGCCGGGTCAGTAGCAGCAAACAAAAAGATGACCTTGTTCGACAAGTCGCTTATATGCACTCCCTCTTCCCGGAAGCAGAAATCGTCAAAGACATCGGCTCAGGACTTAACTACAAAAGATTTGGTCTTCGAGCCATATTGGAACGACTTATGCGCGGAGATCAACTCACAATTGTTGTTGCCTGTAGAGACAGACTTACCCGATTTGGGTTTGAACTCATTGAGTACTTGGTCAGTCTCAACGGTGGAAAAATCTTGGTTCTCGACCAACCTGAAAGTTGTCCAGAATCCGAGCTTACCGCAGATCTTCTCTCCATCATTCACGTCTTCTCTTGCCGCATCCACGGACTCCGAAAATACGGCAAAAAAATCAAAGAAGATTCGAGTGTTCCTAAACCCTGA
- a CDS encoding sucrose-phosphate phosphatase, with amino-acid sequence MTKFLFVTDLDNTLVGDDQALLKLNPLLSQHRQEHGTRIVYATGRSHSSYHELKAEKPLLDPDALITSVGTEIYDNDGQDTPNPDWWSKLSQGWDRDIIVETAGQYPDLIPQVESEQRPFKVSYHLTEEAALRVLPQLQSELQGRGVNFKLIYSGGKDLDILPSNSDKGLAVEFLRQQWGIDSERTVVCGDSGNDIALFSVGFSRGIIVGNARPELRQWYENNSADYHYLAKANCAGGIIEGLNYFSFLS; translated from the coding sequence GTGACTAAATTTCTGTTTGTAACTGACCTTGACAATACTTTAGTAGGGGATGATCAGGCTCTGCTTAAACTGAACCCTCTACTAAGTCAGCATCGCCAAGAACATGGTACAAGAATCGTTTATGCTACAGGGCGATCCCATAGTTCCTACCACGAGCTGAAAGCTGAGAAGCCACTTCTTGATCCAGATGCTCTGATCACTTCTGTGGGTACAGAAATTTATGATAATGATGGCCAAGATACGCCCAATCCAGACTGGTGGTCCAAGTTATCTCAAGGATGGGATCGGGACATCATTGTGGAAACGGCTGGTCAATATCCTGACTTAATTCCCCAAGTAGAATCAGAACAACGTCCCTTTAAAGTCAGCTATCACCTGACGGAAGAAGCAGCTTTGAGGGTGCTACCTCAACTGCAATCTGAACTTCAAGGAAGGGGTGTTAATTTCAAGTTGATCTATAGTGGTGGGAAAGACTTAGACATTCTACCCAGCAATAGTGATAAAGGTCTAGCAGTAGAGTTTTTACGGCAACAGTGGGGAATTGATTCGGAACGGACAGTGGTTTGTGGCGATTCAGGAAATGACATTGCCTTATTTAGCGTTGGCTTTTCCCGAGGAATTATAGTGGGTAACGCCCGACCAGAACTTCGCCAGTGGTACGAAAACAACTCAGCCGATTACCATTACCTGGCTAAAGCTAACTGTGCAGGTGGTATAATTGAAGGCTTGAATTATTTTAGCTTTTTGAGTTAG
- the ruvA gene encoding Holliday junction branch migration protein RuvA, with product MISYLKGTVASIQKSTGNRVTLILDVNYIGYEIQITRRLSQELPVALSEKTVQIFTHLQIREEQQVLYGFASAAERDLFRQLVSVNGIGAQLAIALLDTLGLPNLVQAIVTGNIRSLSKTPGVGSKTAERIALELKTKLAQWHKVSEVESPLSANGLSPGIQEDVEMTLLALGYENDEIAQALHAISEDPQVAKSKNAEDWIREAIAWLSR from the coding sequence ATGATCAGCTATCTCAAGGGGACAGTAGCTAGCATTCAAAAAAGCACTGGTAATCGCGTCACTCTGATTCTAGATGTCAACTACATTGGGTATGAAATACAAATCACTCGCCGTTTGTCCCAGGAGTTGCCCGTAGCTTTATCGGAAAAAACCGTGCAAATCTTCACCCATTTGCAAATCCGGGAGGAGCAACAGGTGCTATACGGTTTTGCTTCAGCCGCTGAGCGGGATTTGTTTCGTCAGTTAGTTAGTGTCAACGGTATTGGTGCTCAATTAGCGATCGCACTACTGGACACCTTGGGATTGCCTAATTTAGTCCAAGCGATTGTCACAGGTAATATTCGTTCCTTATCCAAAACCCCTGGTGTGGGTAGCAAAACCGCTGAACGCATTGCTCTAGAACTGAAAACAAAGTTGGCTCAATGGCATAAGGTATCAGAGGTAGAGTCCCCACTATCTGCTAATGGACTCTCACCAGGGATTCAGGAAGATGTGGAAATGACCCTGTTAGCTTTGGGATATGAAAATGATGAAATCGCTCAAGCACTCCATGCTATCAGTGAGGATCCTCAGGTCGCTAAAAGTAAGAATGCGGAAGATTGGATTCGAGAAGCGATCGCTTGGTTGAGTCGCTGA
- a CDS encoding flavin-containing monooxygenase — MLDCIVIGAGPGGLVCTKELLEQGLSEVLCLEQAEVLGGLFTNTYDSLILTSSATMSMFSDFWIGDGNQHGFWTKQKAIEYWHKYAQHFGVLDHIRFNSKVVAVTFQDSESWQVQLQSGETLLSKRVVVAIGNNTIPNYPAWKNSLTDAEFYHSKEYRNPDSFVGKNVLVVGGGESGSDVALEISRVANKCWVSLRNTTGWVVPRKMGIYAADISTHRGIWGLPRDYGATLSEAINQAELRQNDPVHDMVVELNKKIKAKKGVWGIYATKTFSLPKAIVHHGCQVVGEISQIKDGGKTLHTADGEILENIDAVVFSTGYTNYVPFLPEALQESDPRSLYKHMFNQKYRDKICWIGWARPSFGSQFPIMEMQARYFASICTGEQTLPAPPEMERVTCIDRATNLEQFEHNAHRIRSLVDYHRYMDNMASLIGCKPPLWEYFFTHPQLWLRMVYGATQATQFRLRGPHKKESLGKELLRKLPVSQLTHVVKAGLKGRVIYGPKALIGKVLVFVGLNRVSKKAWEWRN, encoded by the coding sequence ATGCTGGATTGCATTGTGATTGGAGCTGGACCTGGAGGTCTGGTCTGTACTAAAGAATTACTCGAACAAGGTCTGAGTGAAGTCCTCTGTTTGGAGCAAGCGGAAGTTCTAGGAGGTCTTTTTACTAACACTTACGACAGCTTAATATTGACATCGTCTGCCACCATGAGCATGTTCTCCGATTTCTGGATTGGTGATGGCAATCAGCACGGCTTTTGGACGAAACAAAAAGCCATCGAATATTGGCATAAATATGCCCAACATTTCGGCGTCCTCGATCACATCCGTTTCAACTCCAAAGTTGTGGCCGTAACATTCCAAGACAGTGAAAGTTGGCAGGTGCAGCTCCAATCTGGAGAGACTTTGCTCTCCAAACGGGTTGTAGTAGCAATCGGAAACAACACGATCCCCAACTACCCAGCCTGGAAAAACTCATTAACTGATGCTGAATTTTACCACTCGAAAGAATACCGTAACCCTGACAGCTTTGTGGGGAAAAATGTATTGGTCGTTGGGGGAGGTGAGTCGGGATCGGACGTTGCTCTAGAAATATCCCGCGTAGCCAACAAGTGCTGGGTGAGCCTTCGGAACACAACTGGATGGGTGGTACCCCGCAAGATGGGAATCTACGCCGCTGATATTTCTACCCATCGTGGTATATGGGGACTTCCTCGGGATTATGGAGCAACCCTGAGTGAAGCTATCAATCAAGCCGAGTTGAGACAGAATGATCCAGTACATGACATGGTGGTCGAACTCAACAAGAAGATTAAGGCCAAAAAGGGAGTCTGGGGAATTTACGCAACCAAAACCTTCTCCTTGCCCAAGGCGATCGTCCATCATGGCTGTCAAGTTGTTGGTGAAATATCCCAGATAAAAGATGGAGGAAAGACACTGCATACAGCAGATGGGGAAATCCTAGAAAATATTGATGCTGTCGTCTTTAGCACTGGCTACACAAACTATGTGCCTTTCCTTCCAGAAGCTCTCCAGGAAAGTGACCCCCGCAGTCTCTACAAACATATGTTTAATCAAAAATATCGGGACAAGATCTGTTGGATTGGCTGGGCGCGCCCTTCTTTCGGCAGCCAGTTTCCGATTATGGAAATGCAGGCGCGTTATTTCGCCAGTATCTGCACCGGGGAACAAACCCTTCCTGCTCCCCCAGAGATGGAAAGAGTCACATGTATAGATCGAGCTACAAATCTCGAGCAGTTCGAGCATAATGCTCATCGAATACGAAGCTTGGTGGATTATCACCGCTATATGGATAACATGGCTAGTTTGATTGGGTGCAAACCTCCACTGTGGGAGTACTTTTTTACGCACCCCCAACTGTGGCTCCGGATGGTATACGGTGCTACCCAGGCTACCCAGTTTCGATTGCGAGGGCCTCATAAAAAAGAATCCTTAGGGAAAGAGCTGTTGAGGAAGCTGCCGGTAAGTCAACTGACTCACGTCGTAAAAGCTGGTCTAAAGGGGCGTGTGATTTATGGGCCGAAAGCTCTAATTGGGAAAGTTTTGGTGTTTGTTGGTCTAAATAGGGTTAGCAAAAAAGCGTGGGAGTGGAGGAACTGA
- a CDS encoding flavin-containing monooxygenase produces the protein MLDCIVIGAGPGGLVCTKELLEQGLSEVLCLEQAEVLGGVFTNTYDSLILTSSATMGMFSDFWIGDGNQHGFWKKQEAVEYWQKYAQHFGVLDHIRFNSKVVAVTFQDSESWQVQLQSGETLLSKRVVVAIGNNTIPNYPAWKNSLTDAEFYHSKEYRNPDSFVGKNVLVVGGGESGSDVALEISRVANKCWVSLRNTTGWVVPRKMGIYAADISTHRGIWGLPRDYGATLSEAINQAELRQNDPVHDMVVELNKKIKAKKGVWGIYATKTFSLPKAIVHHGCQVVGEISQIKDGGKTLHTADGEILENIDAVVFSTGYTNYVPFLPEALQESDPRSLYKHMFNQKYRDKICWIGWARPSFGSQFPIMEMQARYFASICTGEQTLPAPPEMERVTCIDRATNLEQFEHNAHRIRSLVDYHRYMDNMASLIGCKPPLWEYFFTHPQLWLRMVYGATQATQFRLRGPHKKESLGKELLRKLPVSQLNEVVKAGLKGRVIYGPKALIERVLVCVGLNRVSKKA, from the coding sequence ATGCTGGATTGCATTGTGATTGGAGCTGGACCTGGAGGTCTGGTCTGTACTAAAGAATTACTCGAACAAGGTCTGAGTGAAGTCCTCTGTTTGGAGCAAGCGGAAGTTCTAGGAGGTGTTTTTACTAACACTTACGACAGCTTAATATTGACATCGTCTGCCACCATGGGCATGTTCTCCGATTTCTGGATTGGTGATGGCAATCAGCACGGCTTTTGGAAGAAACAAGAAGCCGTCGAATATTGGCAGAAATACGCCCAACATTTCGGCGTCCTCGACCACATCCGTTTCAACTCCAAAGTTGTGGCCGTAACATTCCAAGACAGTGAAAGTTGGCAGGTGCAGCTCCAATCTGGAGAGACTTTGCTCTCCAAACGGGTCGTAGTAGCAATCGGAAACAACACGATCCCCAACTACCCAGCCTGGAAAAACTCATTAACTGATGCTGAATTTTACCACTCGAAAGAATACCGTAACCCTGACAGCTTTGTGGGGAAAAATGTATTGGTCGTTGGGGGAGGTGAGTCGGGATCGGACGTTGCTCTAGAAATATCCCGCGTAGCCAACAAGTGCTGGGTGAGCCTTCGGAACACAACTGGATGGGTGGTACCCCGCAAGATGGGAATCTACGCCGCTGATATTTCTACCCATCGTGGTATATGGGGACTTCCTCGGGATTATGGAGCAACCCTGAGTGAAGCTATCAATCAAGCCGAGTTGAGACAGAATGATCCAGTACATGACATGGTGGTCGAACTCAACAAGAAGATTAAGGCCAAAAAGGGAGTCTGGGGAATTTACGCAACCAAAACCTTCTCCTTGCCCAAGGCGATCGTCCATCATGGCTGTCAAGTTGTTGGTGAAATATCCCAGATAAAAGATGGAGGAAAGACACTGCATACAGCAGATGGGGAAATCCTAGAAAATATTGATGCTGTCGTCTTTAGCACTGGCTACACAAACTATGTGCCTTTCCTTCCAGAAGCTCTCCAGGAAAGTGACCCCCGCAGTCTCTACAAACATATGTTTAATCAAAAATATCGGGACAAGATCTGTTGGATTGGCTGGGCGCGCCCTTCTTTCGGCAGCCAGTTTCCGATTATGGAAATGCAGGCGCGTTATTTCGCCAGTATCTGCACCGGGGAACAAACCCTTCCTGCTCCCCCAGAGATGGAAAGAGTCACATGTATAGATCGAGCTACAAATCTCGAGCAGTTCGAGCATAATGCTCATCGAATACGAAGCTTGGTGGATTATCACCGCTATATGGATAACATGGCTAGTTTGATTGGGTGCAAACCTCCACTGTGGGAGTACTTTTTTACGCACCCCCAACTGTGGCTCCGGATGGTATACGGTGCTACCCAGGCTACCCAGTTTCGATTGCGAGGGCCTCATAAAAAAGAATCCTTAGGGAAAGAGCTGTTGAGGAAGTTGCCGGTAAGTCAACTGAATGAGGTCGTAAAAGCTGGTCTAAAGGGGCGTGTGATTTATGGACCGAAAGCTCTAATTGAGAGAGTTTTGGTGTGTGTTGGTCTAAATAGGGTTAGCAAAAAAGCGTAG